In one Methanothermobacter sp. genomic region, the following are encoded:
- a CDS encoding nitrogenase component 1 has protein sequence MEHRSTIMNPGIICQPLGAVMAFLGIRGSMPLIHGSQGCSTYMRFQLTRHFREPVNIASSSLSEATVVYGGEENLLRALKTVEEQYSPEVIGVISGCLSETIGDDIDRIVDKHRGRGESEIITVSSPGFRGSHVDGYEAAVKSILRSLVRDHAEPVDRINIINGIMSPADTSEIKNILEGIGVDFLMITDNSESLDEPFDGDPYFITRHGTSIHEIAGAGSSMATLNLGGYGGGEFLEKKYGVKNIELQIPAGLEGTDKFLGVLLDLFNSDISRSIRRERGRLMDAMIDSHQYTSGRRVAIFADPAYAVALTSLVLEMGMRPYVFTGSRSRYFHEKISQLQRKWGFRFPAESGVDIYGLKENLAGREVDVLIGNSHCARVARELGIPLLRMGFPVYDRVGSQRIRIAGYGGGISFVDSLTNLILESHYDEGYEIDGDACDKDSCCIG, from the coding sequence GTGGAGCATAGAAGCACCATAATGAATCCTGGAATCATCTGTCAGCCCCTGGGTGCTGTCATGGCGTTTCTGGGCATCAGGGGCTCAATGCCACTCATACATGGTTCACAGGGCTGCAGCACATATATGAGGTTTCAGCTCACAAGACACTTCAGAGAACCTGTGAATATAGCCTCAAGTTCCCTGAGTGAAGCTACAGTTGTATATGGTGGAGAAGAAAACCTTTTAAGGGCCCTGAAGACGGTTGAAGAACAGTACAGCCCTGAAGTTATAGGTGTAATTTCAGGTTGCCTCTCAGAGACAATAGGAGATGACATTGATAGAATAGTGGATAAACACAGGGGAAGAGGAGAGTCTGAGATTATAACGGTTTCATCACCTGGCTTCAGAGGTTCACACGTGGATGGATATGAGGCCGCTGTTAAATCCATTCTCAGATCACTTGTCAGGGATCATGCTGAACCTGTTGATAGGATAAACATCATAAATGGTATCATGAGCCCTGCAGACACCTCAGAGATAAAGAATATTCTTGAAGGAATCGGAGTGGATTTTCTCATGATAACCGATAACTCTGAGTCCCTTGATGAACCATTTGATGGTGACCCGTATTTTATAACACGTCACGGAACATCCATCCATGAAATAGCTGGTGCAGGTAGCTCCATGGCCACCCTTAACCTTGGGGGGTACGGTGGAGGGGAGTTCCTGGAAAAGAAATACGGGGTTAAAAACATTGAACTCCAGATCCCTGCAGGCCTTGAAGGTACAGATAAATTTTTAGGGGTCCTCCTGGATCTTTTCAATTCAGATATTTCCCGTTCCATCAGGAGGGAGCGGGGTAGACTGATGGATGCAATGATAGATTCCCATCAGTACACCTCAGGAAGGAGAGTGGCCATATTTGCAGACCCAGCATATGCTGTTGCATTAACATCGCTGGTACTTGAGATGGGAATGCGACCATATGTTTTCACAGGTTCCAGGAGCAGATACTTCCATGAAAAAATCAGCCAGCTTCAAAGAAAATGGGGATTTCGATTCCCGGCAGAAAGTGGAGTGGACATATATGGCTTAAAGGAGAATCTTGCTGGTAGAGAGGTCGATGTCCTTATAGGAAACTCCCACTGCGCAAGGGTCGCCAGGGAACTTGGAATACCACTCTTGAGGATGGGATTCCCGGTTTACGATAGGGTTGGGTCACAGAGAATAAGAATAGCAGGCTATGGCGGGGGGATATCCTTTGTTGACTCCCTTACAAACCTGATACTTGAGAGCCACTATGATGAGGGATATGAGATCGATGGTGATGCATGTGATAAGGATAGCTGTTGCATCGGATGA
- the nifE gene encoding nitrogenase iron-molybdenum cofactor biosynthesis protein NifE encodes MNHSTGNCSSKENFSTATAGDLKVEEVPEAIIETLSPRKEHFTRSCSGSGPRCNRESLPGMVTQRSCVYGGARVVLMPITDAAHLVHGPVGCAACTWDIRGSRSSGSELYRMGFSTGLEEKDVVFGGEDKLLECILEISEIHSPSAIFVYSTCVSGVIGDDIAAVCRTAENKTGRWVIPVQSEGFRSFNKSLGHQLACDVILRHIIGRGDAEVRENSVNLVGEFNVAGDLWEIKGLLEKMGIHVVSSITGDSTVAEISEAHTAQLNIVQCSKSSGYIAEEMKRKYGIPYINVNFFGIKETMDSLLSISDFFGLSAEKWISSMAEKTYRIIRGYRRVLEGKKVAIYVGGNKAWSLIRAFGDLGMEVIMSGTQNGLPEDYLKIMEKSGRELILFDDANPVELSELLRKYRPDLLISGAKEKYLSYKLGIPFCEFNHDRIKPFSGFGGFLNFAEVVKRTLESPIWTIASKKRLSEPGGMSSGA; translated from the coding sequence ATGAACCACAGCACTGGAAACTGCAGCAGTAAAGAGAATTTTTCAACGGCCACCGCAGGAGATTTAAAGGTTGAGGAGGTCCCTGAAGCGATTATAGAGACACTCTCCCCCAGAAAAGAACACTTCACAAGGAGCTGCAGTGGGTCAGGGCCACGCTGTAATCGCGAATCACTTCCAGGCATGGTAACCCAGAGGTCATGTGTTTATGGGGGGGCGAGGGTTGTCCTCATGCCCATAACGGATGCAGCCCACCTTGTGCATGGACCTGTGGGGTGCGCGGCATGCACCTGGGACATCAGGGGAAGCAGAAGCTCAGGGTCTGAACTCTACAGGATGGGATTCTCAACTGGTCTTGAGGAAAAGGATGTGGTGTTTGGGGGGGAGGATAAACTCCTTGAATGTATACTGGAGATAAGTGAAATCCACTCCCCCTCAGCCATATTCGTCTACTCCACATGTGTTTCAGGCGTTATAGGGGACGACATAGCGGCTGTATGCAGAACAGCAGAAAACAAAACAGGAAGATGGGTAATACCGGTGCAGTCTGAAGGATTCAGAAGCTTCAACAAGTCACTCGGCCACCAGCTAGCCTGCGATGTTATTCTCAGACACATAATAGGGCGTGGAGATGCTGAAGTCAGGGAAAACTCGGTTAACCTTGTGGGTGAGTTCAATGTTGCAGGGGACCTGTGGGAGATAAAGGGTCTACTTGAGAAAATGGGTATTCACGTGGTTTCATCCATAACCGGTGACTCAACAGTGGCTGAAATCTCAGAAGCCCACACAGCGCAGCTTAACATTGTACAGTGCAGCAAGTCATCAGGTTACATTGCAGAGGAGATGAAGAGGAAATACGGGATACCCTACATAAATGTCAATTTTTTTGGCATAAAAGAGACCATGGATTCTCTCCTATCAATTTCAGATTTCTTTGGTCTCAGCGCTGAAAAATGGATCAGTTCAATGGCAGAAAAAACATATAGAATCATCAGGGGCTACAGGAGAGTCCTTGAGGGTAAAAAGGTGGCAATATACGTGGGCGGTAACAAGGCATGGTCCCTTATAAGGGCATTTGGGGACCTTGGAATGGAGGTGATAATGAGCGGAACCCAGAATGGGCTCCCTGAAGACTACCTGAAGATAATGGAGAAGTCAGGAAGGGAACTGATACTCTTTGATGATGCAAATCCAGTTGAACTTTCAGAACTGCTGCGAAAGTACAGGCCTGATCTGCTTATTTCAGGGGCCAAGGAAAAATATCTCTCCTATAAGCTTGGAATACCCTTCTGTGAATTTAACCATGACAGGATAAAACCATTCTCAGGCTTTGGAGGATTCCTGAATTTTGCTGAGGTGGTTAAAAGAACGCTGGAAAGTCCCATATGGACTATTGCCAGCAAAAAAAGGTTATCGGAACCAGGAGGTATGTCCAGTGGAGCATAG
- a CDS encoding NifB/NifX family molybdenum-iron cluster-binding protein, translating to MIRIAVASDDGRYVNRHFADADAFIVFERIDSEIKFSEIRKVDGGKIERHDDRWRRVLDLIDDCEIVICRRIGEKPLEEAKRRGVIVFESDDGIAAAILKSLTELNISCRV from the coding sequence GTGATAAGGATAGCTGTTGCATCGGATGACGGTAGATACGTTAACAGACACTTCGCAGATGCAGATGCCTTCATAGTTTTTGAGAGGATTGATAGTGAAATCAAATTTTCTGAAATAAGAAAGGTGGATGGAGGGAAAATAGAGAGGCACGATGATAGATGGAGGCGGGTCCTGGACCTTATTGACGACTGTGAAATCGTAATATGCAGAAGGATAGGGGAAAAACCCCTTGAGGAGGCTAAAAGGAGGGGTGTTATAGTCTTTGAATCAGATGATGGAATAGCTGCGGCAATATTGAAATCACTCACGGAACTGAACATATCCTGCAGAGTATAA
- a CDS encoding nitrogenase component 1, with the protein MPEINVMERGRELVINPLVTCQPFGAMFATMGIRRGLPLVHGSQGCSTFVRYGLNRHFREPAEIAVTSLHEDAAVFGGRSNIINGVKNLVKRFRPDLVGIVTTCSSEIIGDDVDGFMRVAETELRDELGDRFQTKLVHISTPSFVENHFRGYGNAIKSFIETLAREDGDCNHRLNVIPGIVNPGDIREIKHILGLMGIDHIILTDTSDPFDSPLRPSKTEKMPFYPPGGTQVSEIEDSSNSIGTVTMTMYGDEAVNTLEKRFGVPGEYSIPVGVRNTDEFVRTVARISESDVNDELLDERGILIDSMADLSSRYLSGRTAAVYGDPDMVAGISRFLCELGMVPLHTCTGTDNQLFLDRMKTVASEAGERINVMIKSDLRALEAKLAEEPVDLMIGNSDGRLIARDLGIPLVRVGFPVYDRVGYQRVPIIGYRGAVNLINRITNTVLREYYEPQHWKLQQ; encoded by the coding sequence ATGCCAGAAATAAACGTGATGGAGAGGGGAAGGGAACTTGTGATAAACCCCCTCGTGACCTGCCAGCCATTCGGTGCAATGTTCGCAACCATGGGTATAAGGAGGGGGCTGCCCCTGGTTCACGGCTCCCAGGGCTGCAGCACCTTTGTGAGATACGGGCTTAACAGACACTTCAGAGAACCCGCAGAGATAGCCGTCACATCGCTTCATGAGGACGCTGCCGTATTCGGAGGTAGAAGTAACATAATAAACGGTGTTAAAAACCTTGTGAAGAGATTCAGACCCGACCTTGTGGGAATTGTAACCACCTGCTCAAGTGAAATAATAGGGGATGACGTGGATGGTTTCATGAGGGTCGCTGAGACTGAACTGAGAGATGAACTTGGAGACAGGTTCCAGACAAAACTGGTCCACATATCAACACCCAGCTTCGTTGAAAACCACTTCAGGGGATACGGAAATGCCATAAAATCATTCATAGAGACCCTCGCCAGGGAGGATGGAGACTGTAACCATAGGCTCAACGTGATACCTGGTATAGTTAACCCTGGCGACATAAGGGAGATAAAACACATCCTGGGCCTTATGGGCATTGACCATATCATACTCACTGATACCTCAGACCCCTTTGATTCCCCACTCAGACCATCAAAAACAGAGAAGATGCCATTCTACCCCCCTGGAGGAACACAAGTTTCTGAAATAGAGGACTCATCAAACAGTATTGGAACAGTGACCATGACCATGTATGGTGATGAAGCAGTGAATACACTTGAAAAGCGATTCGGGGTACCGGGTGAGTACTCCATACCAGTGGGGGTCCGCAATACAGATGAATTTGTCCGCACGGTAGCCAGGATTTCAGAGAGTGATGTGAATGATGAACTCCTCGATGAAAGAGGCATCCTGATTGACTCAATGGCGGACCTCAGTTCAAGGTACCTCTCTGGAAGAACAGCCGCGGTCTACGGGGACCCTGACATGGTTGCGGGAATATCAAGGTTCCTCTGTGAACTTGGGATGGTTCCACTCCACACTTGCACAGGAACAGATAACCAACTATTCCTTGATAGGATGAAGACAGTGGCATCTGAGGCAGGTGAAAGGATAAATGTCATGATAAAATCAGATCTCAGGGCACTTGAGGCGAAACTCGCAGAGGAACCCGTTGACCTCATGATAGGAAACTCCGATGGTAGACTCATAGCACGTGACCTTGGAATACCCCTGGTGAGGGTTGGCTTCCCTGTATATGACAGGGTGGGCTATCAGAGGGTGCCCATCATAGGTTACAGGGGGGCAGTGAATCTCATAAACAGAATAACAAACACAGTACTCAGGGAATACTATGAACCACAGCACTGGAAACTGCAGCAGTAA
- a CDS encoding DUF128 domain-containing protein, which produces MAEETNQKMMEILRILAEHDDVLGAKIIASELKKKGYDLGERAVRYHMRILDEKGLTERVGYAGRRITEKGLQEINRGLVYDQVDFIFSKFESMIYRTSFNPDTLEGKVVVNTSRISPESIETLKYVMKNGFCLSPRVRLEEHDGEFVISTICGTTVDGLLLMNGIPVIPQFGGLVRFEESRPVNFRELIAYKKTSMTPLEAFTSENMTSVLDVIENGEGTVPANLRLIPGTAREEAIKLFRKLEEVNISGVLKVGEPGGDVLGVPVADGMVGVAIIGGITPLCAIQEAGYRAEIKLAENLIDFRNLEPLVKPEGRLMASAPERGVRVRFLLSKAWNLINRVDFNHRDFSGRVIANISLVKREDLDESLEIIRDVLGKRPEFSTLPLIGITDEGKMAGIATVCSLTLDGILIKNGIMSTPKYGGLLEVGGRDPRFVELTAYSGSSLDPHEIYVSKNMTAVLEALDGPGRVLASLREVPYLARDHATDLIGDLSEAGFSILKIGKPSEIVYNARVEKYHAGIVTPGGLNPLAAVREAGIDIRMKAVKGLMELKEFMYVDEV; this is translated from the coding sequence ATGGCTGAAGAGACCAACCAGAAGATGATGGAGATTTTAAGGATCCTTGCAGAGCACGACGACGTCCTTGGAGCAAAGATAATAGCATCAGAACTTAAAAAGAAGGGCTACGACCTTGGAGAGCGTGCTGTCAGATACCACATGCGCATACTTGATGAAAAGGGTCTTACGGAAAGGGTTGGTTACGCCGGAAGAAGGATAACAGAAAAGGGGCTGCAGGAGATAAACCGTGGCCTAGTCTACGACCAGGTGGACTTCATATTCTCAAAGTTCGAGAGTATGATCTACCGTACAAGCTTCAACCCGGATACCCTTGAGGGGAAGGTGGTTGTAAACACATCAAGGATATCCCCTGAATCCATTGAAACCCTGAAATACGTTATGAAAAATGGTTTCTGTTTGAGCCCCCGTGTCAGACTCGAAGAACATGATGGGGAGTTTGTAATAAGTACCATCTGCGGGACAACGGTTGATGGTCTTCTGCTCATGAATGGAATCCCTGTAATACCCCAGTTTGGGGGGCTTGTGAGGTTCGAGGAGAGCAGGCCAGTGAACTTCAGGGAACTCATAGCATACAAGAAGACATCTATGACCCCCCTAGAGGCATTCACATCAGAGAACATGACCTCAGTTCTTGATGTCATTGAAAATGGAGAGGGGACCGTACCTGCAAACCTCCGCCTTATACCTGGAACCGCCCGGGAGGAGGCCATTAAACTCTTCAGAAAACTTGAGGAAGTCAATATATCAGGAGTCCTCAAGGTGGGTGAGCCAGGGGGAGATGTCCTTGGCGTTCCTGTGGCTGACGGGATGGTTGGGGTTGCCATAATAGGCGGGATAACTCCACTCTGCGCAATACAGGAGGCAGGTTACAGGGCCGAGATTAAACTGGCAGAGAACCTCATTGACTTCAGAAACCTGGAGCCCCTCGTAAAACCCGAGGGGAGGTTGATGGCGTCTGCACCTGAAAGGGGTGTCAGGGTCCGATTCCTGCTTTCAAAGGCCTGGAACCTCATAAACAGGGTTGATTTTAACCACAGAGATTTTTCCGGGAGGGTAATTGCAAACATATCCCTGGTTAAAAGAGAGGATCTTGATGAATCCCTCGAGATCATACGTGACGTCCTGGGGAAGCGCCCTGAATTTTCAACCCTTCCACTTATAGGAATCACAGACGAGGGAAAAATGGCTGGAATTGCAACTGTCTGCAGCCTCACCCTGGACGGCATACTCATAAAGAACGGTATCATGTCCACACCAAAGTACGGCGGCCTTCTTGAGGTTGGAGGTAGGGATCCGCGCTTTGTTGAACTAACAGCCTACAGCGGCTCATCCCTGGACCCCCATGAGATCTACGTTTCAAAGAATATGACCGCAGTTCTTGAAGCCCTTGATGGTCCAGGCAGGGTACTTGCAAGTCTCCGTGAGGTGCCATACCTTGCAAGGGATCACGCCACGGACCTCATTGGAGATCTATCAGAAGCAGGTTTCAGCATACTGAAAATCGGGAAACCTAGTGAGATAGTCTACAACGCCCGCGTGGAGAAGTACCATGCTGGGATAGTGACCCCTGGAGGCCTGAACCCCCTTGCGGCTGTCCGTGAGGCAGGTATTGATATAAGGATGAAGGCCGTTAAGGGTCTCATGGAGCTTAAGGAATTCATGTATGTTGACGAGGTGTGA
- a CDS encoding DUF2097 domain-containing protein, giving the protein MIYLKKENRIATCDELCRYIREEVKPGDTVRLSLGRVYIPGKVVTNNAGVIQIKIDSDLIKGLTTIDVEKLKDYLIELEHECEGGVCIIEAVDE; this is encoded by the coding sequence GTGATTTATTTGAAAAAGGAAAATAGAATTGCAACCTGCGATGAACTCTGCAGGTACATAAGGGAAGAGGTTAAACCAGGGGATACTGTGAGGCTATCCCTCGGCCGCGTATACATTCCTGGGAAGGTTGTAACCAACAACGCCGGAGTCATACAGATAAAAATAGACAGCGACCTCATAAAGGGCCTTACAACCATTGACGTTGAGAAGCTGAAGGACTACCTCATCGAACTGGAGCACGAATGTGAGGGTGGGGTATGCATAATTGAGGCTGTAGATGAATGA
- a CDS encoding nitrogenase subunit alpha — MPFELFDVDAEIPDRKKHIYVKNEADPQEDIPACNTTTIPGCMTERGCAFAGAKGVITGAIKDALHVIHSPVGCTAYGYGTKRYPTSQEMPDGSMFPIENFNLKYITGTDLSESDVVFGGMDKLKRCILEAVREFPEANAVYTYATCTTGLIGDDIDAISREVSEEIGKDVVAINAPGFAGPTQSKGHQVANYTLFEKLVGTAEPPRTTEYDVNLIGEYNIDGDLWVLKKYFEEMGINVLSTFTGDCCHDEIKWMHRAKLSLVRCQRSATYIAKLLEERYGVPYMKVDFFGMEYCRKNLMAIGEYFGIPEKAERVIEDRMEKIGPEIQYFRDKLRGKRVWVFSGGPKNWHLPRPLEDELGMEVVAVSTMFEHEDGYEKIKKRVREGTVIVDDPNSLELEEIIEKYRPDIILSGIKEKYLAHKLGVPCILIHSYENGPYIGFEGFLNLARDMYAAIYNPVWDLLEFEEDVN; from the coding sequence ATGCCATTTGAACTGTTTGATGTCGATGCTGAAATACCAGATAGAAAAAAGCACATCTATGTAAAGAATGAGGCGGATCCCCAGGAGGACATACCCGCATGTAACACGACAACGATCCCCGGCTGCATGACAGAAAGGGGATGCGCATTTGCAGGTGCAAAGGGTGTGATAACAGGGGCAATAAAGGATGCGCTTCATGTTATCCATTCACCTGTTGGATGCACAGCATATGGCTACGGTACAAAGAGATACCCCACATCACAGGAAATGCCTGATGGAAGCATGTTCCCAATAGAAAACTTCAACCTCAAATACATAACCGGCACGGATCTAAGTGAGTCTGATGTGGTGTTTGGTGGTATGGACAAACTCAAAAGGTGCATCCTGGAGGCGGTCAGGGAATTTCCAGAGGCAAATGCAGTTTACACCTACGCCACATGCACAACAGGTCTCATAGGGGACGATATTGATGCAATCTCAAGGGAGGTCTCAGAGGAGATTGGTAAGGATGTTGTTGCAATAAACGCTCCGGGCTTTGCGGGTCCAACACAGTCAAAGGGTCATCAGGTTGCAAACTACACACTCTTTGAGAAGCTGGTGGGAACCGCGGAGCCCCCGAGAACCACAGAATACGACGTGAACCTCATAGGGGAGTACAATATCGATGGGGACCTGTGGGTCCTGAAAAAATACTTTGAGGAGATGGGGATAAACGTCCTGAGCACATTCACAGGGGACTGTTGCCATGATGAGATAAAGTGGATGCACAGGGCAAAGCTGAGTCTGGTCAGATGTCAGAGGTCAGCAACCTACATTGCAAAGCTCCTTGAGGAGAGATATGGTGTCCCCTACATGAAGGTTGACTTCTTTGGAATGGAATACTGCAGAAAAAACCTCATGGCAATAGGGGAGTATTTCGGAATACCAGAGAAGGCAGAGAGGGTGATAGAGGACAGAATGGAAAAAATAGGTCCAGAGATTCAGTATTTCAGGGATAAACTCAGGGGTAAAAGGGTCTGGGTTTTCTCAGGAGGCCCGAAAAACTGGCATCTTCCCAGACCACTCGAGGACGAACTTGGAATGGAAGTGGTTGCAGTTTCAACAATGTTCGAACACGAAGACGGCTACGAGAAGATCAAGAAAAGGGTCCGGGAGGGCACAGTGATAGTGGACGACCCCAACTCACTGGAACTCGAGGAGATCATCGAGAAATACAGGCCAGACATCATTCTATCAGGAATAAAGGAAAAATACCTCGCCCATAAACTTGGAGTGCCCTGTATACTCATCCACTCATATGAAAACGGACCATACATAGGCTTTGAGGGATTCCTTAATCTGGCGAGGGACATGTATGCGGCAATATACAATCCCGTATGGGATCTGCTTGAATTCGAGGAGGATGTTAACTGA
- a CDS encoding molybdopterin-dependent oxidoreductase, whose amino-acid sequence MRVFTTCTRDCPGACGLTVRVKGGVVRSIGGNRKHPHSRGFLCRKTAKYHIMRLYSPKRILKPLMRDGNQWRTISWDEALQTVSDVMNRCRDEYGSESIVYYQGFGARTALRLLNRRFFNSLGATTLEGTLCGGTAIAAHKMDFGKRISHEPSDHLNSRNIFIWGRNPAVTDLNLWRIIRRAQRKGKTIVTVDPLRTETTARADIHCQVRPGTDMYLAIALSKIIIDEGLYDQGFIEDHAENSDAYLNVLDAFSLSELSGITGVPEGMMYELAFTYSDGPSSIIIGWGLQRYFNSHITCRFIDALAAISGNIGIRGGGVNSGFDEYGGFDESVCLEDRRKISMPLFGRELENLDSPEAKCVFITAGNPVNLGPNSMKTLRALRKMDLVVMVDHFLNDTSYAADIFLPATTFLEETDLVGSYGHPYVSPVNAAVRPSGECQSEFWILQSLSEFMGLDKMGGSLMEWLEIIAAPILDYHGIELPDLLKRPYRTPGIPEVPFEDFKFYTESGRFILPSEIPSEVSTSDEKSLRLLTVMNSEWIGCREPYDEEELLEVFIHPETLLKIGFEEGETVTLESCVGRTCAIVRSSDKVYPGCALSFRGTWLSRGGCINTVIEDGKTGMGHGTAYHETIIKIKKHY is encoded by the coding sequence ATGAGAGTCTTCACAACCTGCACAAGGGACTGTCCAGGCGCATGTGGTCTCACAGTCAGGGTTAAGGGGGGAGTTGTAAGGTCGATAGGTGGAAACAGAAAACATCCCCACAGTAGGGGATTTTTATGCAGAAAAACGGCCAAATACCATATTATGAGGCTTTACTCCCCTAAGAGGATCCTAAAACCCCTCATGAGGGATGGAAATCAGTGGAGAACCATATCCTGGGATGAGGCACTTCAAACAGTATCTGATGTGATGAACAGATGTAGGGATGAATACGGTTCAGAATCCATAGTCTACTATCAGGGATTCGGGGCAAGAACGGCCCTTAGACTTCTTAACAGGAGATTTTTCAATTCTCTAGGGGCAACAACCCTTGAGGGAACTCTCTGTGGAGGTACAGCCATAGCTGCCCATAAAATGGATTTCGGGAAAAGGATATCCCATGAACCAAGCGACCACCTCAACAGCAGAAACATATTCATCTGGGGACGTAACCCGGCAGTTACCGACCTTAACCTCTGGAGGATAATAAGGAGGGCCCAGCGTAAGGGCAAGACAATCGTCACAGTTGACCCTCTAAGGACTGAGACAACCGCCAGAGCAGATATCCACTGCCAGGTTAGACCAGGCACCGACATGTACCTTGCAATTGCACTTTCAAAGATCATCATTGATGAGGGACTCTACGATCAGGGGTTTATTGAGGACCATGCAGAGAACTCCGATGCCTACCTGAACGTTCTTGATGCCTTCAGCCTCTCTGAACTATCAGGGATCACAGGGGTCCCTGAAGGGATGATGTATGAGCTTGCCTTCACCTATTCAGATGGCCCGAGCAGCATAATCATTGGCTGGGGGCTGCAGCGGTACTTCAACTCCCACATCACCTGCAGGTTCATAGATGCACTCGCCGCCATATCAGGCAATATAGGGATCAGGGGAGGGGGCGTTAACAGCGGTTTTGATGAATACGGCGGTTTTGATGAATCGGTCTGCCTTGAAGACAGAAGAAAAATATCCATGCCGCTTTTCGGAAGGGAACTTGAGAATCTGGATTCACCAGAGGCAAAATGTGTCTTCATAACTGCAGGCAACCCGGTGAACCTCGGCCCTAATTCAATGAAAACTCTGAGGGCCCTCAGAAAAATGGATCTTGTGGTCATGGTCGACCACTTCCTCAACGACACATCATATGCTGCCGACATATTTCTTCCAGCAACAACCTTCCTTGAGGAAACCGATCTGGTGGGCAGTTACGGTCATCCCTACGTTTCTCCGGTAAATGCAGCAGTCAGGCCCTCAGGGGAATGTCAGTCAGAATTCTGGATCCTTCAGAGTCTGTCAGAGTTCATGGGCCTTGATAAGATGGGGGGATCCCTCATGGAATGGCTTGAAATCATAGCAGCACCCATCCTTGATTACCATGGAATAGAGCTCCCTGATCTTTTAAAAAGGCCATACAGGACGCCTGGAATTCCAGAAGTTCCATTTGAGGATTTCAAATTCTATACAGAGAGCGGAAGGTTTATCTTACCATCAGAAATTCCTTCAGAGGTCAGCACCTCGGATGAAAAATCTCTTAGACTTTTAACGGTGATGAACTCTGAATGGATAGGATGCAGAGAACCATATGATGAAGAAGAGCTTCTAGAGGTCTTTATACATCCAGAAACCCTATTAAAAATAGGATTTGAAGAGGGTGAAACCGTGACTCTTGAATCATGTGTGGGTAGAACATGTGCAATTGTAAGGTCCTCTGATAAAGTGTATCCTGGATGTGCCCTATCATTCAGGGGTACCTGGCTCTCAAGGGGCGGGTGTATAAATACTGTGATTGAGGATGGAAAGACAGGGATGGGTCATGGAACAGCATACCATGAAACCATAATAAAAATTAAAAAGCATTATTGA